The following proteins are co-located in the Escherichia fergusonii ATCC 35469 genome:
- a CDS encoding recombinase family protein — MSRIFAYCRISTLDQPPENQRREIESAGFKIKPQQIIEEHISGSAATSERPGFNRLLARLKCGDQLIVTKLDRLGCNAMDIRKTVEQLTETGIRVHCLALGGIDLTSPTGKMMMQVISAVAEFERDLLLERTHSGIVRARGAGKRFGRPPVLNEEQKQVVFERIKSGVSISAIAREFKTSRQTILRAKAKLQTPDI; from the coding sequence ATGTCTCGAATTTTTGCTTACTGTCGGATATCAACGCTGGATCAGCCCCCCGAAAATCAACGCCGGGAAATCGAAAGTGCAGGTTTTAAAATCAAACCTCAGCAAATAATCGAAGAACACATTAGCGGCTCAGCAGCAACCAGTGAGCGTCCTGGTTTTAACCGGTTGCTTGCTCGCCTGAAATGTGGTGATCAATTGATTGTGACAAAACTGGATCGCCTTGGTTGTAATGCAATGGATATCAGGAAAACAGTGGAACAACTGACCGAAACAGGTATCAGAGTGCATTGCTTAGCATTGGGGGGCATTGACCTGACCAGTCCAACAGGAAAAATGATGATGCAAGTAATTTCAGCAGTCGCTGAATTTGAACGAGACCTTTTACTTGAACGCACTCATTCCGGGATAGTAAGAGCCCGGGGCGCAGGGAAACGTTTTGGTCGACCACCTGTGTTAAATGAAGAACAGAAACAGGTGGTATTCGAACGAATTAAGTCAGGTGTAAGTATAAGTGCCATTGCCCGGGAATTCAAAACCTCGCGGCAAACCATTTTAAGAGCCAAAGCAAAACTTCAGACACCTGACATATAA
- the ydfK gene encoding cold shock protein YdfK: MKSKDTLKWFPAQLPEVRIILGDAVVEVAKQGRPINTRTLLDYIEGNIKKKSWLDNKELLQTAISVLKDNQNLNGKV; encoded by the coding sequence ATGAAATCAAAAGACACCCTAAAGTGGTTCCCTGCGCAGCTTCCTGAAGTCAGAATTATCCTGGGAGATGCTGTCGTGGAAGTAGCAAAACAGGGAAGACCTATCAATACCAGAACATTGCTTGATTACATTGAAGGAAACATAAAGAAAAAGTCATGGCTGGATAACAAAGAATTATTACAAACAGCGATATCAGTTCTTAAAGACAACCAAAATTTAAATGGTAAAGTGTAA
- a CDS encoding YnaM/YnfT family protein — protein sequence MNSILIITSLLIIFSIFGHALIKLGIGISNNPDKTDV from the coding sequence ATGAACAGCATACTGATAATCACTTCACTACTTATCATATTCAGCATTTTTGGTCATGCTCTAATAAAATTAGGGATTGGCATATCCAATAACCCGGACAAAACCGATGTATAA
- a CDS encoding DinI-like family protein: protein MRIEICIAKEKMTKMPNGAVDALKEELTRRISKRYDDVEVIVKATSNDGLSVTRTADKDSAKTFVQETLKDTWESADEWFVH, encoded by the coding sequence ATGCGTATTGAGATCTGCATAGCCAAAGAGAAAATGACTAAAATGCCAAACGGTGCTGTGGATGCGTTAAAGGAAGAATTAACTCGACGCATCAGTAAGCGTTATGACGATGTAGAGGTGATCGTAAAAGCCACCAGCAACGATGGCCTTTCTGTTACGCGCACCGCCGATAAAGATTCAGCTAAAACTTTTGTTCAGGAAACTCTGAAAGATACCTGGGAGTCTGCTGACGAGTGGTTTGTTCACTAA